A genome region from Stenotrophomonas maltophilia includes the following:
- a CDS encoding HlyD family secretion protein, with amino-acid sequence MDTGSWTRGIGLAGLALLAGCGQTPPVALGTLEWDRITVPAPAAEVIATVDVREGQQVKAGTLLMQLDPARGDAQFAAAQADTVRAQAQLDELKIGPRQEQIAQAQAQLAALRAQSAEASAYYRRVQPLARQSLIAAAELDRARAAAGNAEASVRAAEQAWLELVHGSRAQDIAQGQAAADAAQAQQVVQGVNLQKLQLRAPRDGMVDALPYRQGDQAPIGAPLAVMLVGERPYARVYLPQPLRLQVKVGQAAQVHLEGQGAALKGHVRSIRSEPSFTPYYALTGDDVARLSYLAEIEVDTTADMQKLPAGMPVQVSF; translated from the coding sequence ATGGATACCGGTAGCTGGACACGTGGGATCGGACTGGCAGGCCTCGCCCTGCTGGCAGGCTGTGGCCAGACGCCTCCGGTTGCATTGGGGACGCTGGAGTGGGACCGGATCACGGTGCCGGCACCGGCGGCCGAGGTGATTGCTACGGTGGATGTGCGCGAGGGACAGCAGGTCAAGGCCGGCACGCTGCTGATGCAGCTCGACCCAGCTCGTGGCGATGCGCAGTTTGCCGCAGCGCAGGCCGACACCGTGCGCGCGCAGGCACAGCTGGATGAATTGAAGATCGGCCCGAGGCAGGAGCAGATCGCCCAGGCCCAGGCGCAGCTGGCCGCCTTGCGTGCGCAGTCTGCCGAAGCCAGTGCGTACTACCGCCGGGTGCAACCGCTGGCACGCCAGAGCCTGATCGCCGCCGCCGAGCTGGACCGCGCACGCGCGGCCGCAGGCAATGCCGAGGCCAGCGTGCGTGCCGCCGAGCAGGCCTGGCTGGAGCTGGTGCATGGCAGCCGAGCGCAGGACATCGCGCAGGGACAGGCCGCAGCGGACGCTGCGCAGGCGCAGCAGGTGGTGCAGGGCGTCAACCTGCAGAAGCTGCAGCTGCGCGCACCGCGCGATGGCATGGTCGATGCCTTGCCCTACCGGCAGGGTGACCAGGCGCCGATCGGCGCACCGCTGGCGGTGATGCTGGTCGGCGAGCGTCCCTATGCGCGCGTCTATCTGCCGCAGCCCTTGCGCTTGCAGGTCAAGGTCGGGCAGGCCGCGCAGGTGCATCTGGAAGGGCAAGGCGCTGCGCTGAAGGGGCATGTGCGCTCGATCCGCAGCGAGCCGTCGTTCACCCCTTACTACGCATTGACCGGCGACGACGTTGCGCGGCTGAGCTATCTGGCCGAGATCGAAGTGGATACGACCGCCGACATGCAGAAACTCCCGGCGGGGATGCCGGTGCAGGTGAGCTTCTGA